The Nitrosospira lacus genome window below encodes:
- the yhbY gene encoding ribosome assembly RNA-binding protein YhbY, with protein MLALTLDNRRALRALAHTIRPIVRIGAEGLSENVMRELDRGLKSHELVKIRVFSDSREIRNVLLEEICHRLEAAPVQHIGKILVIYRPKPDEVVKPTTAAFRRKREPRRTKRSFQT; from the coding sequence ATGTTAGCCCTTACACTCGATAATCGACGCGCGCTCCGGGCACTTGCCCATACCATCAGACCGATTGTCCGGATAGGCGCGGAGGGTTTGTCGGAAAATGTCATGCGTGAGTTGGATCGAGGACTCAAAAGCCATGAGTTGGTGAAAATCAGAGTGTTCAGCGATAGTCGGGAAATAAGGAACGTACTGCTCGAGGAAATCTGCCATCGCCTTGAAGCGGCACCGGTGCAGCACATCGGCAAGATACTGGTAATCTACCGTCCCAAACCCGACGAAGTTGTAAAACCGACTACCGCTGCATTCCGTAGAAAAAGAGAACCACGCCGAACCAAACGCAGCTTTCAAACGTGA
- the bamE gene encoding outer membrane protein assembly factor BamE: MRAKILTLLVLQLLAGCSSVPSLVYKIEIQQGNVITQEMVDKLKPGMTRSQVRFALGSPMISDVFHDNRWDYVYRLEQKGNLVEQRQLTVFFEHDKVVRVGGSFSPTIAFAPPRPVDSTSPIANMEKSTPVPVDATALREPEMSSLRQAPPAQAAILRQPIDDEAARSVAKEGDVPALSVISPGGIPASNSVSASSDTSLVSKSPASSESRPAVSRQMPSQAEDRGSREADQPKE, translated from the coding sequence ATGCGCGCGAAAATACTCACGTTGCTTGTTTTGCAACTGCTCGCCGGATGTTCGTCTGTTCCATCTCTGGTCTACAAAATCGAGATTCAGCAGGGGAATGTGATTACCCAGGAAATGGTGGACAAACTAAAACCTGGCATGACCCGTTCGCAGGTGCGCTTCGCGCTGGGTTCGCCAATGATTAGTGATGTTTTTCACGATAACCGGTGGGACTATGTTTATCGCCTTGAGCAAAAAGGTAATCTGGTTGAGCAGCGGCAACTGACGGTGTTTTTCGAGCACGACAAGGTCGTGCGTGTGGGCGGCAGCTTTTCACCCACCATTGCTTTTGCTCCACCTCGGCCAGTTGATTCAACCAGTCCCATCGCTAACATGGAAAAAAGTACTCCAGTCCCGGTTGATGCCACCGCGCTGCGGGAGCCGGAGATGTCCAGTCTAAGGCAGGCACCTCCCGCGCAGGCCGCGATCTTGCGTCAGCCAATAGATGATGAGGCTGCCCGGTCCGTCGCTAAAGAGGGTGATGTGCCCGCTTTGAGCGTCATTTCGCCGGGAGGTATCCCGGCTTCGAACAGTGTTTCGGCATCCAGCGACACTTCGCTGGTGAGCAAATCTCCAGCTTCATCGGAATCGAGGCCGGCAGTCTCCCGACAAATGCCCTCACAGGCGGAAGACAGGGGAAGCAGGGAAGCGGATCAACCGAAAGAGTAG
- the carB gene encoding carbamoyl-phosphate synthase large subunit — protein MPKRTDINSILIIGAGPIIIGQACEFDYSGAQACKALREEGYRVILVNSNPATIMTDPEMADATYIEPIIWPMLEKIIAVERPDALLPTMGGQTALNCALDLAKNGVLKRYGVELIGASREAIDKAEDREKFKQAMNRIGLCSARSAIAHSLEEALQVQAMVGYPAIIRPSFTMGGSGGGIAYNREEFLGICERGLEASPTRELLIEESVIGWKEFEMEVIRDKKDNCIIVCTIENLDPMGVHTGDSITVAPSQTLTDKEYQIMRDASIAVLREIGVETGGSNVQFAVNPQDGRMLVIEMNPRVSRSSALASKATGFPIAKVAAKLAVGYTLDELRNDITGGAMPASFEPTIDYVVTKIPRFAFEKFPQANDRLTTQMKSVGEVMAIGRTFQESLQKALRGLEIGVNGLDEKTTDIEIIETELGDPGPERIWYVADAFRCGMALDEIHKLTHIDPWFLAQIDDLVKQEQSLAGKTLDTLDPQMLRNLKRSGFSDQRLAKLMNTTQVAMRARRHQLGLRPVYKRVDTCAAEFATRTAYMYSTYEEECEALPSGRKKIMVLGGGPNRIGQGIEFDYCCVHAALALREDGFETIMVNCNPETVSTDYDTSDRLYFEPLTLEDVLEIVAVEKPLGVIVQYGGQTPLKLARDLEANGVPIIGTSPDMIDCAEDRERFQKMLHQLGLKQPLNRTARTPEAALAAANEIGYPLVVRPSYVLGGRAMEIIHEQMYLERYMREAVKVSHDSPVLLDRFLNDAIEVDVDAICDGESVLIGGIMEHIEQAGVHSGDSACSLPPFSLSPVLQDELRRQTSAMARALKVVGLMNVQFAIQGNTVYVLEVNPRASRTVPFVSKATGLQLAKISARCMTGMTLARQAVTEEVIPSYYSVKEAVFPFIKFPGVDTILGPEMKSTGEVMGVGHTFAEAFVKSQLAAGVKLPSAGKVFISVRQSDKPRVVEIARNLAELGFTLYATRGTAMVLIEAGLAVTPVNKVAEGRPHIVDMIKNGEMNLIINTVEDKRSAIQDSYSIRHAVLQARVTYYTTLAGARAACIGMANIRELQAYRLQELHAPAVVPAGVA, from the coding sequence ATGCCTAAACGTACCGACATAAATTCCATCCTCATTATTGGTGCGGGGCCCATTATCATCGGCCAGGCATGTGAATTCGATTATTCCGGCGCGCAGGCATGCAAGGCGCTGCGGGAGGAGGGCTATCGTGTCATCCTGGTGAACTCGAATCCCGCCACTATCATGACCGATCCTGAAATGGCCGATGCGACATATATCGAGCCGATTATCTGGCCTATGCTGGAAAAAATCATTGCCGTCGAGCGTCCCGATGCGTTGCTGCCGACAATGGGTGGGCAGACGGCGTTGAATTGCGCGCTCGACCTGGCAAAGAATGGCGTGCTGAAACGATATGGTGTCGAATTGATTGGCGCCTCTCGTGAGGCGATTGACAAGGCCGAGGATCGTGAAAAATTCAAGCAGGCCATGAACAGAATCGGGTTGTGTTCCGCGCGGTCCGCCATCGCGCACAGCCTGGAGGAGGCGCTGCAGGTACAAGCCATGGTGGGCTACCCCGCTATTATCCGCCCGTCATTTACCATGGGCGGTAGCGGCGGCGGAATCGCCTACAACCGCGAGGAATTTCTTGGCATTTGCGAGCGTGGATTGGAAGCCTCGCCCACGCGGGAATTGCTGATCGAAGAATCAGTGATCGGCTGGAAAGAGTTCGAGATGGAAGTGATACGTGACAAGAAAGATAATTGCATTATCGTTTGTACCATCGAAAACCTCGATCCAATGGGTGTCCATACGGGTGATTCCATCACTGTTGCCCCGTCTCAGACACTGACAGACAAGGAATACCAGATCATGCGTGACGCATCGATTGCGGTGCTGCGCGAAATCGGTGTGGAAACCGGCGGCTCCAACGTACAGTTTGCGGTGAATCCGCAAGATGGCCGCATGCTGGTTATCGAGATGAATCCGCGCGTGTCGCGTTCTTCCGCCCTGGCTTCGAAAGCAACCGGGTTTCCCATTGCCAAGGTTGCGGCGAAACTTGCAGTGGGTTACACGCTGGATGAACTCAGGAACGACATTACCGGCGGGGCGATGCCAGCCTCGTTCGAGCCGACAATAGACTATGTCGTCACCAAGATACCGCGCTTCGCATTTGAGAAATTTCCCCAGGCCAACGACCGCCTTACCACCCAGATGAAGTCGGTGGGCGAAGTCATGGCGATAGGGCGCACATTCCAGGAATCGCTGCAGAAAGCTCTGCGTGGACTGGAAATCGGCGTCAATGGGCTGGACGAGAAGACAACCGATATTGAGATTATCGAAACCGAATTGGGCGATCCCGGCCCGGAGCGAATCTGGTATGTGGCTGACGCGTTTCGTTGCGGCATGGCATTGGATGAAATTCACAAGCTTACACACATTGATCCCTGGTTTCTGGCGCAGATCGACGATTTAGTGAAACAGGAGCAGTCTCTTGCCGGTAAAACGCTGGATACGCTTGATCCGCAGATGTTGCGCAACCTGAAACGCAGCGGTTTCTCCGACCAGCGCCTGGCGAAGCTGATGAATACCACCCAGGTTGCGATGCGCGCCAGGCGTCATCAACTCGGCCTGCGTCCGGTATATAAGCGGGTCGATACCTGCGCCGCCGAGTTCGCTACCCGTACCGCTTACATGTACTCTACTTATGAGGAGGAATGCGAGGCGTTGCCCAGCGGCAGAAAAAAAATCATGGTGCTGGGTGGCGGGCCTAATCGCATCGGGCAAGGCATCGAATTCGATTACTGCTGTGTCCATGCGGCACTGGCTCTACGCGAGGACGGTTTTGAGACCATCATGGTCAACTGCAACCCCGAAACCGTTTCGACCGATTACGATACTTCCGACCGGCTGTATTTTGAACCGCTGACCTTGGAGGATGTGCTGGAAATCGTCGCGGTGGAGAAGCCGCTGGGTGTCATTGTGCAGTATGGCGGGCAGACGCCGCTGAAACTCGCACGCGATCTCGAGGCCAATGGGGTGCCCATAATTGGTACCAGTCCCGACATGATTGACTGTGCCGAAGATCGCGAGCGCTTCCAGAAGATGTTGCACCAGCTCGGGCTGAAGCAGCCATTGAATCGTACCGCACGCACTCCGGAAGCGGCTCTCGCCGCCGCAAATGAAATCGGATATCCGCTGGTGGTGCGTCCCAGCTATGTGCTGGGAGGACGTGCCATGGAAATCATCCACGAGCAGATGTACCTGGAGCGTTATATGCGCGAGGCGGTGAAGGTTTCGCATGATTCACCCGTGTTGCTGGATCGTTTTCTCAATGATGCCATTGAAGTGGATGTGGATGCGATTTGTGACGGAGAGAGCGTGCTGATTGGCGGAATCATGGAACACATTGAGCAGGCTGGCGTGCACTCGGGGGATTCCGCCTGTTCGCTGCCACCCTTCAGTCTTTCACCTGTACTGCAGGATGAGTTGCGCCGTCAGACGTCGGCAATGGCGCGCGCACTTAAAGTGGTGGGTTTGATGAACGTGCAATTCGCCATTCAGGGCAATACGGTATACGTGCTGGAAGTCAATCCGAGGGCTTCGCGCACCGTTCCTTTCGTGTCCAAGGCCACGGGATTGCAACTGGCAAAGATTTCCGCCCGCTGTATGACCGGAATGACGCTTGCCCGCCAGGCTGTCACGGAAGAGGTGATTCCTTCCTACTATTCAGTCAAGGAAGCGGTATTCCCTTTTATCAAATTTCCCGGCGTGGACACCATACTCGGGCCCGAAATGAAATCGACGGGCGAGGTAATGGGCGTAGGGCATACTTTTGCCGAAGCATTCGTCAAGTCGCAGCTGGCCGCTGGAGTCAAACTACCCAGCGCTGGCAAGGTCTTCATCAGCGTGCGCCAGTCGGACAAGCCCCGGGTGGTGGAAATCGCGCGCAATCTTGCGGAACTTGGATTCACCCTTTATGCTACTCGTGGTACCGCAATGGTGCTGATCGAAGCAGGACTGGCGGTCACGCCGGTAAATAAAGTGGCGGAAGGTCGTCCCCATATCGTGGATATGATCAAGAATGGGGAAATGAATTTGATTATCAACACGGTGGAAGACAAGCGCAGCGCAATTCAAGACTCTTATTCGATCCGCCATGCCGTGTTGCAGGCAAGGGTTACGTATTACACCACATTGGCGGGGGCGCGCGCCGCGTGCATCGGTATGGCGAACATACGAGAGTTGCAGGCCTATCGCTTGCAGGAATTGCATGCACCAGCGGTGGTGCCGGCCGGCGTGGCTTAA
- the ilvC gene encoding ketol-acid reductoisomerase has product MNVYYDKDADLSLIKDKKVTIVGYGSQGHAHANNLNDSGVTVTVGLRRDGASWSKAEKAGLTVKEVAEAVKEADVVMVLLPDEQIAAVYDSEIEPSLKKGATLAFAHGFNIHYGQVSPREDLDVIMIAPKGPGHLVRSTYLQGGGVPSLIAVHQNTSGRARELALSYAAANGGTRGGVIETNFREETETDLFGEQVVLCGGLTALIQAGFETLVEAGYAPEMAYFECLHEVKLIVDLIYEGGIANMRYSISNNAEYGDISRGPRIVTDATRAEMRKILHEIQIGQYAREFILENRAGAPMLKASRRLASAHQIEVVGAKLRDMMPWIKKNKLVDQAKN; this is encoded by the coding sequence ATGAACGTTTATTATGATAAAGATGCCGATTTGTCGCTCATCAAGGACAAGAAGGTAACCATTGTGGGTTATGGCTCGCAGGGCCACGCTCATGCCAATAATTTGAACGACTCCGGCGTAACAGTCACCGTCGGCCTGCGCAGGGACGGAGCATCCTGGAGCAAGGCGGAGAAGGCCGGTCTGACCGTCAAAGAAGTGGCGGAAGCCGTGAAGGAAGCGGATGTCGTGATGGTACTGTTGCCGGATGAGCAGATCGCCGCCGTTTACGACTCGGAGATTGAGCCCAGCCTCAAGAAGGGTGCCACGCTTGCGTTTGCGCATGGCTTCAATATTCATTACGGCCAGGTGTCGCCCCGTGAGGATCTTGATGTCATCATGATTGCACCCAAGGGACCCGGCCATTTGGTGCGCTCAACCTATTTACAGGGTGGTGGTGTGCCCTCACTCATTGCGGTACACCAGAATACGTCTGGCAGAGCACGGGAGTTGGCGCTTTCCTATGCCGCGGCAAACGGGGGAACCCGGGGAGGTGTGATTGAAACCAACTTCCGCGAAGAAACCGAAACCGACTTGTTCGGCGAGCAGGTAGTACTCTGTGGAGGTCTAACCGCCTTGATTCAGGCTGGTTTTGAAACCCTGGTTGAAGCAGGGTACGCGCCGGAAATGGCCTATTTTGAGTGCTTGCATGAAGTCAAGCTGATAGTGGATCTAATCTACGAAGGCGGCATCGCCAACATGCGTTACTCCATTTCCAACAATGCCGAGTATGGAGATATTTCGCGCGGCCCGCGTATTGTTACCGATGCCACCCGCGCTGAAATGCGCAAGATTCTTCATGAAATCCAGATAGGTCAATACGCTCGCGAGTTCATTCTGGAAAATCGTGCTGGCGCGCCCATGCTTAAAGCCAGCCGCCGCCTCGCATCCGCTCATCAGATAGAAGTGGTTGGCGCGAAACTGCGTGACATGATGCCGTGGATCAAGAAAAATAAGCTGGTTGATCAGGCAAAAAATTAA
- a CDS encoding acetolactate synthase 3 catalytic subunit — MSTELTGAEITVRCLQKEGVDYIFGYPGGAVLYIYDELFKQDKVKHVLVRHEQAAVHAADGYARSSNKVGVALVTSGPGVTNAVTGIATAYMDSIPLVIISGQVPTHAIGLDAFQEVDTVGITRPCVKHNFLVKDINELATTIKKAFYIASTGRPGPVLVDIPKDVSQQKAAFTYPEKVSMRSYNPVTKGHSGQIKKAVQLLLGAKRPMIYTGGGVILSDSATRLTDLVRMLGFPCTNTLMGLGGYPATDKQFVGMLGMHGTYEANMAMQHCDVLVAIGARFDDRVIGNPKHFYNEDRKIIHIDIDPSSISKRVKVDVPIVGSISDVLDELIKLLKTGKDKPDQTALDAWWTQIDLWRARDCLKYDRASTIIKPQMVIEKLYKVTKGNAFITSDVGQHQMWTAQFYKFDLPRRWINSGGLGTMGFGLPAAMGVQFANPKGAVACVTGEASIQMCIQELSTCKQYNLPLKIVNLNNRYMGMVRQWQEFFHGNRYAESYMDALPNFVKLAESYGHVGMKIEQPGDVEDALKEAFKLKDRLVFMDFITDQTENVFPMVPGGKGLSEMILV; from the coding sequence ATGAGCACGGAATTAACGGGCGCTGAAATTACAGTGCGTTGTTTGCAGAAGGAAGGGGTGGATTATATTTTTGGCTATCCCGGTGGAGCCGTGCTGTATATTTACGACGAGTTGTTCAAACAGGATAAGGTCAAGCACGTCCTGGTACGGCATGAGCAAGCGGCCGTGCACGCGGCGGACGGCTACGCCCGCTCCAGTAACAAAGTAGGCGTGGCGTTAGTCACGTCCGGTCCTGGCGTGACCAATGCGGTTACCGGAATCGCCACCGCTTATATGGATTCGATCCCCCTGGTCATCATCAGTGGACAGGTTCCCACTCATGCCATTGGGCTTGATGCATTCCAGGAGGTCGATACCGTCGGCATCACCCGCCCCTGCGTCAAACATAACTTTCTCGTGAAAGACATCAACGAACTTGCCACTACGATCAAGAAGGCGTTCTACATCGCCTCAACCGGCCGCCCGGGTCCGGTGCTGGTGGACATTCCGAAAGACGTGAGCCAGCAGAAAGCAGCGTTTACTTACCCGGAAAAGGTCAGCATGCGCTCTTACAATCCTGTCACCAAGGGACATTCCGGGCAGATAAAAAAAGCGGTACAACTCCTATTGGGTGCCAAGCGCCCGATGATTTATACGGGCGGCGGTGTAATTTTGAGTGATTCCGCCACACGCTTGACAGATCTGGTACGAATGCTGGGCTTTCCCTGCACCAATACGTTGATGGGGCTCGGTGGCTATCCCGCCACCGACAAACAGTTTGTCGGCATGCTGGGAATGCATGGTACCTACGAAGCCAATATGGCAATGCAGCATTGCGACGTGCTGGTGGCCATTGGCGCCCGTTTCGACGATCGCGTGATCGGCAACCCGAAGCATTTTTACAATGAAGACCGTAAGATCATACATATCGATATTGACCCCTCTTCCATTTCCAAGCGCGTCAAGGTGGATGTCCCCATCGTTGGCAGTATTTCCGACGTATTGGATGAACTCATAAAATTACTTAAGACCGGTAAAGACAAGCCCGATCAGACTGCTCTGGATGCATGGTGGACACAGATCGATTTGTGGCGTGCACGCGATTGTCTCAAGTATGATCGTGCAAGCACGATCATCAAGCCGCAAATGGTGATTGAAAAGCTTTATAAAGTGACTAAGGGAAACGCGTTCATTACCTCGGATGTCGGTCAGCACCAGATGTGGACGGCGCAATTTTACAAATTTGATTTGCCGCGCCGATGGATCAATTCAGGCGGCCTGGGAACCATGGGTTTTGGTCTTCCCGCGGCGATGGGGGTACAGTTCGCCAACCCCAAGGGTGCGGTGGCCTGCGTGACTGGCGAAGCCAGTATCCAGATGTGTATTCAGGAGTTGTCCACCTGCAAGCAATATAACCTTCCACTCAAGATCGTTAATTTGAATAACCGCTACATGGGAATGGTGCGGCAGTGGCAGGAGTTCTTTCATGGCAATCGTTATGCGGAATCCTACATGGATGCGTTGCCGAATTTCGTCAAACTGGCCGAGAGTTATGGTCATGTCGGCATGAAAATCGAACAACCTGGCGATGTCGAAGATGCGTTAAAGGAAGCATTCAAGCTCAAGGACCGATTGGTATTCATGGATTTCATTACCGACCAGACTGAGAACGTATTTCCAATGGTGCCGGGCGGCAAGGGCCTCTCTGAGATGATTCTGGTATAA
- the greA gene encoding transcription elongation factor GreA codes for MSTIPLTVIGAGKLRAELQEMKTVQRPAVIAAIAEARSHGDLSENAEYEAAKERQGFIEGRIAELESKLSNAQIIDPALLDASGACVFGATIDLQDMANDAVVTYQIVGDDEADIKEGKISISSPISRALIGKYAGDIAEVLAPGGVREYEILDVRYI; via the coding sequence ATGAGTACAATTCCATTGACCGTGATAGGTGCGGGGAAACTGCGTGCCGAATTGCAGGAGATGAAAACCGTCCAGCGTCCCGCTGTAATCGCTGCGATTGCGGAAGCCCGCTCCCACGGGGATCTTTCAGAAAATGCCGAATATGAAGCAGCCAAGGAACGGCAAGGTTTTATCGAGGGGCGTATTGCCGAATTGGAAAGTAAACTTTCCAATGCTCAAATCATCGATCCCGCGTTGCTGGATGCCAGTGGCGCTTGTGTATTTGGCGCAACGATCGATCTGCAGGACATGGCCAATGACGCGGTGGTTACTTACCAGATTGTCGGCGACGATGAAGCCGACATCAAGGAGGGAAAAATTTCCATCAGTTCCCCTATCTCTCGCGCCCTCATTGGCAAGTACGCCGGGGATATAGCCGAAGTCCTGGCGCCGGGTGGGGTACGGGAGTATGAGATTCTTGATGTGAGATATATCTAG
- the ilvN gene encoding acetolactate synthase small subunit, translating to MRHIISLLMENEAGALSRVAGLFSSRGYNIESLNVAATEDPTLSRMTLVTAGSDDVIEQITKQLNKLIEVVKVVDLSDGVHIERELMLIKVRAVDNDREEIKRMADIFRGRIIDVTEKSYTIELTGTGTKLDAFLEALERSTILETVRTGASGIGRGDRILKI from the coding sequence ATGCGCCATATTATTTCTTTGCTGATGGAAAACGAGGCGGGTGCCTTGTCTCGTGTAGCCGGCTTGTTCTCTTCGCGCGGATACAATATTGAATCACTTAACGTGGCGGCCACGGAAGATCCAACCTTATCTCGCATGACGCTGGTTACCGCTGGATCGGATGATGTGATCGAGCAAATTACCAAGCAATTGAACAAGCTTATCGAAGTGGTCAAAGTGGTGGATTTAAGTGACGGCGTTCATATTGAGCGCGAACTGATGCTGATAAAAGTGCGCGCCGTCGACAACGATCGCGAGGAGATCAAGCGCATGGCCGATATTTTTCGCGGCCGGATTATCGACGTCACCGAAAAATCGTACACCATCGAACTGACCGGTACAGGCACCAAGCTTGACGCATTTCTTGAAGCCCTGGAACGCAGCACAATTCTGGAGACGGTACGTACCGGGGCCTCCGGCATCGGTCGTGGTGACCGAATACTAAAAATATAG
- the fur gene encoding ferric iron uptake transcriptional regulator, whose product MSKPNDLKTMGLKATLPRLRILGLFENSPVRHLSAEDIYRTLISEGEDIGLATVYRVLTQFEQAGLLERHHFESGKAVFELASTTHHDHLVCLQCGRVEEFYDAEIEKRQIRIAKDRGFTIHEHSLALYADCTKPACPHRKT is encoded by the coding sequence ATGAGCAAGCCGAACGACCTTAAAACCATGGGCCTGAAGGCCACGCTACCGCGGCTTAGAATACTGGGACTGTTTGAAAACAGCCCCGTACGCCACCTATCGGCGGAAGATATTTATAGAACACTCATCAGCGAAGGCGAGGATATTGGTCTTGCTACTGTTTATCGAGTGCTGACACAGTTCGAACAGGCGGGTTTGCTTGAACGCCACCACTTCGAGAGTGGCAAGGCGGTGTTTGAGCTCGCCAGCACTACTCATCACGACCACTTGGTATGTCTGCAATGCGGCCGCGTGGAAGAATTTTATGATGCGGAAATTGAGAAGCGTCAGATTAGAATTGCCAAGGATCGCGGCTTTACCATACACGAGCACTCCCTGGCACTTTACGCGGATTGCACAAAGCCAGCTTGTCCACATCGGAAAACATAA
- the carA gene encoding glutamine-hydrolyzing carbamoyl-phosphate synthase small subunit — translation MLQRPHAVLALADGTIFRGTSIGVEGISTGEVVFNTAMTGYQEILTDPSYCRQIVTLTYPHIGNTGTNPDDVESGKIERVYAAGLVIRDLPLLSSNWRQTRTLPEYLEQQGVVAIADIDTRKLTRILREKGAQAGCLMTGRSNETEALEHAREFPGLVGMDLAKVVSCDQPYEWNEGEWRLGCGYQVQENSRFHVAALDFGIKRNILRKLAQRGCRVTVFPARTSADEILASGPDGVFLSNGPGDPEPCDYAIASTRKLLEKEVPIFGVCMGHQLLGLASGAKTIKMKFGHHGANHPVQDLDTGRVMISSQNHGFAVDIETLPKHARVTHVSLFDGSLQGFELTGRRAFCFQGHPEVSPGPHDLDYLFDKFIGLMEGKR, via the coding sequence GTGTTACAACGCCCGCATGCCGTTCTCGCGCTCGCCGACGGTACCATTTTTCGCGGCACATCCATCGGCGTGGAAGGTATCAGTACGGGTGAGGTGGTGTTCAACACCGCCATGACGGGTTATCAGGAGATCTTGACTGATCCCTCCTATTGCAGGCAGATTGTCACGCTGACTTATCCGCATATCGGCAATACGGGTACTAATCCCGACGACGTTGAATCCGGCAAGATCGAGCGGGTATATGCCGCCGGTCTGGTAATCCGTGATCTGCCCCTGCTTTCCAGTAACTGGCGGCAAACCCGGACTTTGCCGGAATATCTCGAGCAGCAAGGTGTCGTGGCGATAGCCGATATTGATACCCGCAAGCTTACGCGCATTCTGCGGGAAAAGGGTGCCCAGGCCGGTTGTCTCATGACGGGTCGTTCCAATGAGACTGAAGCGCTGGAACACGCCCGGGAATTTCCCGGACTGGTCGGAATGGATCTTGCGAAAGTGGTGAGTTGTGATCAGCCTTATGAATGGAATGAAGGTGAATGGAGGCTAGGGTGCGGCTATCAAGTTCAGGAGAATTCGCGCTTTCATGTTGCTGCACTCGATTTTGGGATCAAGCGCAATATACTTCGCAAGCTGGCGCAGCGTGGCTGCAGGGTGACGGTATTTCCCGCGCGGACATCCGCGGATGAAATTCTGGCATCCGGACCCGATGGAGTGTTTCTTTCCAATGGACCCGGCGACCCGGAGCCCTGCGACTACGCCATCGCTTCCACCAGGAAATTGCTTGAAAAAGAGGTGCCGATTTTTGGTGTTTGCATGGGACATCAATTGCTGGGACTGGCCAGTGGCGCCAAAACCATCAAGATGAAATTTGGCCATCATGGCGCCAACCATCCGGTGCAGGACCTGGATACCGGAAGGGTAATGATTTCCAGTCAGAATCATGGTTTCGCGGTAGATATCGAGACGCTGCCAAAGCATGCAAGAGTCACGCATGTGTCGTTGTTTGATGGCAGCCTGCAAGGGTTTGAGCTGACCGGCCGACGCGCATTCTGCTTTCAGGGGCATCCCGAGGTCAGTCCCGGACCTCACGATCTGGATTATTTGTTTGACAAGTTTATCGGTTTGATGGAGGGAAAAAGGTGA
- the dapB gene encoding 4-hydroxy-tetrahydrodipicolinate reductase, which produces MMTLNIAIAGSSGRMGRALLEAVARTPDMRLSAALERTGSPYLKKDAGELIGSPCNIAIIDDIAAALPGSDVLIDFTRPEGTLAHLAVCRPLGVKMVIGTTGFSAQQKEDLKAASKDIAIVFAPNMSVGVNVTFKLLEVAAKALNEGYDIEIIEAHHRHKIDAPSGTALHMGEVIAKALGRNLSEVAVYGREGNTGERAPATIGFATVRGGDIVGDHTVLFAGTGERIEISHKAGSRATFAEGALRAARFLADKQSGLFNMQDVLGLRE; this is translated from the coding sequence ATGATGACACTGAATATTGCCATTGCCGGAAGCTCGGGCCGCATGGGGCGCGCTCTGCTGGAAGCGGTTGCGCGGACACCGGATATGCGGCTGTCTGCCGCGCTGGAGCGGACAGGGAGTCCCTATCTGAAAAAGGATGCCGGGGAATTGATTGGCTCGCCTTGCAATATTGCTATTATCGATGATATTGCCGCTGCGCTTCCTGGAAGCGATGTACTGATTGATTTTACTCGTCCTGAAGGAACGCTCGCGCATCTTGCGGTGTGCCGCCCGCTGGGCGTAAAAATGGTTATCGGTACTACCGGTTTTTCGGCGCAACAAAAAGAAGATCTCAAGGCAGCATCCAAAGACATTGCCATCGTATTTGCACCTAACATGAGTGTGGGTGTGAACGTTACGTTCAAGTTGCTGGAAGTGGCAGCCAAGGCGCTGAACGAGGGTTACGATATCGAAATCATAGAGGCGCACCATCGCCACAAGATCGATGCGCCTTCCGGTACTGCGCTGCACATGGGTGAAGTGATCGCAAAAGCGCTTGGCAGAAATCTTTCGGAGGTCGCCGTTTATGGGCGCGAAGGCAATACGGGTGAGCGGGCGCCCGCCACCATTGGCTTTGCCACTGTGCGCGGAGGGGATATTGTGGGCGATCATACGGTGCTGTTCGCCGGTACTGGCGAGCGCATCGAAATTTCGCATAAAGCGGGCAGTCGCGCGACATTCGCCGAGGGTGCGTTGCGCGCTGCCCGCTTTCTTGCGGACAAGCAAAGCGGTTTGTTCAATATGCAGGACGTGCTAGGGTTGCGCGAGTAG